One Tunturibacter gelidoferens genomic region harbors:
- the bcsA gene encoding UDP-forming cellulose synthase catalytic subunit — MREGPLFDQLQSGDALFYKALRFLILLSGVFLLAFTGILELTWPQQIVLGILTVALVIWMDRSSGSYLVTLTLMLASMFSTFRYGFWRVSTTLKFFLDPGSTWSFLDGFFICLLLFAEIYAFVVLFLGYFQTLWPLRRTPVSLPDEITQWPAVDLLIPTYNEPLSLVKYTALAAMNIDWPADRLNVYILDDGKREEFRQFAKEASIGYMTRDDNEHAKAGNINHALAQLNAPYVVIFDCDHVPTRSFLQITMGWFLRDKKLGMLQTPHHFYSPDPFERNLGQFRTIPNEGELFNGIVQDGNDFWNATFFCGSCAVLRRSALDQIGGIAVETVTEDAHTSLRMQRNGWNTAYINIPQAAGLATERLSGHIRQRIRWARGMVQILRTENPLFARGLSAAQRLCYFNAMTHFLYALPRLIFLTAPLVYLIFGHVNLPGYWLLIFAYALPHLVLANIANSRIQGQHRHSFWNQIYETVLAPYILLPTLFAFLNPRFGNFDVTAKGGVVTRRFFDSRIAQPFLLLSALNAFGILCAIPRFFPFPGAGTPSPLHFIADMYDGGHVGTILMNLLWACFNMVILGVATSVAWESRQRRQAVRLPMSVPADVELANGAIVRGVTSDMSSGGLMVRIERAFTARIGDPLKLTLPVLDGNATLPATVVGIEGSTLRAQFDPLTLQQEEALTMVLYSRADTWLGLDETREADRPLTSLRHIVQLAGHGFARTFRSGAKAKESTSNRELAPSIAPLLVVAILLSSSILSAQVHPFHAVRFSLQNDASTPQTPPDVRSTPDAQSTPDVQPPEPTPGPKPPFIRRVATPPALPPPDAFANVVNFSDLGVPRTIVLQGLDAFNTVHFSLPQTQVVKTATMHLRYHPSPGLIPSLSHLKVSLNGNLFATLPVVDPHSAEVTQATGTVTNSVPAKNSDLLESTVTLPVDALTRDNQLTFEFVGHYASQCEDPTHSTLWAHIDNNSTIEFTGTLSPLHDDLKLLPAPFYEPLVNPHPVIPIVFLGQPTPKALQAAGIIASWFGILADSRPIRFSVSVGVIPAGNAIVIGQSGASLPASLQINSIAGPTILMRPNPSDPYSKVLILTGETDADVLSAALGFTLQRDLLSGERVRIPVIKMPAPREADDAPRWLSTEKNTPIGDLLQTSSLQTDGSNPVAIYLRLPPDLFYGTRQNLGFHLGYRYNGVPLADDSSLQVYLNDAYIHSTPLSHSDKPSPARIVPFPVSEMRPFSNSILLRFFFQLAKKPDCPDTTASNLQGSILKDSYLDLKDIPHLAVLPNLEIFANAGYPFTRKADLSDTAIVLPDNPNAEEIELYLTLMAHFGAQTGYPVLNVTVTNAEGMRPDAHKDYLVLGTVDDQPAINRLNPSLPVSVDGSGLHIQDTQDFFAQLQHAWWKVRSSDHIQSGQLETAGSIPDALIEGVEWPSGSKQSVVVIALRDKSVIPDFISTFLQTSQSSDISQSVSVLHGSHFSSYRIGNDVYRVGSLSLWLQLNMLFADYQWLMVISTLVVCFLLAVILRSALRRRARARLQGNSYTHPA, encoded by the coding sequence ATGAGGGAGGGTCCTCTCTTCGATCAACTTCAATCAGGCGACGCTCTCTTCTACAAAGCCCTACGCTTTCTTATCCTTCTCAGCGGAGTATTTCTTCTAGCATTCACCGGCATCCTCGAACTTACCTGGCCCCAGCAGATCGTCCTTGGCATTCTCACCGTAGCCCTGGTCATCTGGATGGACCGCAGCTCCGGCTCCTACCTCGTCACTCTGACGCTGATGCTGGCCTCCATGTTCTCCACCTTCCGCTACGGCTTCTGGAGAGTCTCCACCACCCTCAAATTCTTCCTCGATCCCGGCTCAACCTGGAGCTTTCTTGACGGCTTCTTCATCTGCCTCCTGCTCTTCGCCGAAATCTACGCCTTCGTCGTCCTCTTTCTCGGCTACTTCCAAACGCTCTGGCCGCTGCGCCGCACGCCCGTCTCGTTGCCCGACGAAATCACTCAGTGGCCTGCCGTTGATCTCCTCATCCCCACCTACAACGAGCCCCTCAGCCTCGTAAAGTACACGGCCCTCGCCGCCATGAACATCGACTGGCCCGCAGACAGGCTCAACGTCTACATCCTCGACGACGGCAAACGCGAAGAGTTTCGCCAGTTCGCCAAAGAAGCCTCCATCGGCTACATGACGCGCGACGACAACGAGCATGCCAAGGCCGGCAACATCAACCACGCCCTCGCCCAACTCAACGCTCCCTATGTCGTAATCTTCGACTGCGATCACGTCCCCACCCGAAGCTTCCTGCAGATCACCATGGGCTGGTTCCTGCGCGACAAGAAGCTCGGCATGCTGCAAACCCCCCATCACTTCTACTCGCCCGACCCGTTCGAACGAAATCTTGGCCAGTTCCGCACCATCCCCAACGAAGGCGAGCTCTTCAACGGCATCGTCCAGGATGGCAACGACTTCTGGAACGCGACTTTCTTCTGCGGATCCTGCGCGGTCCTCCGCCGCTCCGCCCTCGACCAGATCGGCGGCATCGCCGTCGAAACCGTCACCGAGGACGCCCACACCTCCCTCCGCATGCAAAGAAACGGCTGGAACACCGCCTACATCAACATCCCCCAGGCAGCCGGCCTCGCCACCGAACGCCTCAGCGGCCACATCCGTCAGCGCATTCGTTGGGCCCGCGGCATGGTCCAGATCCTCCGCACCGAAAACCCTCTCTTCGCCCGCGGACTCAGCGCAGCCCAGCGTCTCTGCTACTTCAACGCGATGACGCACTTCCTCTACGCTCTGCCGCGCCTCATCTTCCTCACCGCGCCGCTCGTCTATCTCATCTTCGGTCACGTCAATCTACCGGGCTACTGGCTGCTTATCTTCGCCTACGCCCTCCCGCACCTCGTACTCGCTAACATCGCCAACTCCCGCATCCAGGGCCAGCACCGCCACTCCTTCTGGAACCAGATCTACGAGACAGTCCTCGCGCCTTACATCCTTCTTCCCACACTCTTCGCCTTCCTCAACCCCCGATTCGGCAACTTCGACGTAACCGCGAAGGGAGGCGTCGTCACGCGCAGGTTCTTCGACTCGCGCATCGCCCAGCCCTTCCTCCTGCTCTCAGCGCTCAACGCCTTCGGTATACTCTGCGCCATTCCCAGGTTCTTTCCGTTTCCCGGCGCCGGAACTCCATCGCCCCTCCACTTCATCGCAGACATGTACGACGGCGGCCACGTCGGCACCATCCTGATGAACCTGCTCTGGGCCTGCTTCAACATGGTCATCCTCGGCGTCGCCACCTCCGTCGCGTGGGAGAGCCGCCAGCGCCGCCAGGCCGTACGCCTCCCTATGTCGGTCCCCGCCGACGTAGAACTCGCCAACGGAGCCATCGTCCGCGGGGTCACCAGCGACATGTCCAGCGGCGGTCTCATGGTCCGCATCGAGCGTGCCTTCACCGCCCGCATCGGCGACCCCCTCAAACTGACCCTCCCGGTTCTCGACGGCAACGCAACCCTGCCCGCAACAGTCGTCGGAATCGAAGGCAGCACCCTCCGCGCGCAGTTCGACCCGCTCACCCTCCAGCAGGAAGAGGCTCTCACCATGGTCCTCTACTCCCGCGCCGATACCTGGCTTGGATTGGACGAGACCCGCGAAGCCGACAGGCCACTGACCAGCCTGCGCCACATCGTTCAACTCGCCGGCCACGGCTTCGCCCGGACCTTTCGCAGCGGCGCGAAGGCGAAGGAGTCAACTTCCAACCGGGAGTTAGCACCGAGTATCGCGCCACTTCTCGTAGTGGCGATCCTGTTGAGCTCGTCAATCCTCTCCGCACAAGTCCACCCGTTTCATGCCGTTCGTTTCTCCTTACAGAACGACGCAAGCACTCCACAAACCCCGCCCGACGTGCGATCCACACCCGACGCGCAATCCACGCCCGACGTCCAGCCTCCAGAGCCCACCCCGGGGCCAAAGCCACCTTTCATTCGAAGAGTCGCTACACCACCCGCCTTACCCCCGCCTGACGCCTTCGCCAACGTCGTCAACTTCTCCGACCTCGGCGTCCCCCGAACCATCGTTCTGCAGGGCCTCGACGCCTTCAACACGGTTCACTTCTCCTTACCCCAGACGCAGGTCGTCAAGACAGCGACCATGCATCTTCGCTACCACCCCTCTCCCGGCCTCATTCCATCGCTCAGCCATCTCAAAGTGAGCCTGAATGGAAACCTCTTCGCCACTCTTCCCGTCGTCGACCCACACTCCGCCGAAGTTACTCAAGCCACCGGAACAGTTACAAATTCGGTTCCCGCCAAGAACAGCGACCTCCTCGAATCAACCGTCACGCTTCCAGTCGACGCTCTGACACGAGATAACCAGCTGACATTCGAGTTCGTGGGCCACTATGCCTCACAGTGCGAAGACCCCACGCACTCCACCCTCTGGGCTCACATCGACAACAACTCCACCATCGAGTTCACCGGCACGCTCAGCCCACTGCACGACGATCTCAAACTCCTCCCCGCGCCGTTCTACGAGCCACTCGTCAACCCTCATCCTGTCATCCCGATCGTCTTCCTCGGCCAACCAACTCCGAAGGCGCTTCAAGCCGCAGGCATCATAGCCTCCTGGTTCGGCATCCTCGCAGACTCCCGCCCCATCCGCTTCTCGGTCTCAGTCGGAGTCATCCCCGCCGGCAACGCCATCGTCATCGGCCAGAGCGGCGCGTCTCTTCCCGCCTCCCTCCAGATCAACTCGATCGCCGGCCCCACCATCCTCATGAGGCCGAATCCCTCTGACCCGTACTCCAAGGTCCTGATCCTCACCGGGGAGACCGACGCCGATGTCCTCAGCGCAGCCTTGGGGTTCACCCTCCAGCGCGACCTCCTAAGCGGCGAGCGCGTACGCATCCCCGTCATCAAAATGCCCGCTCCGCGAGAAGCCGACGACGCACCCCGCTGGCTAAGCACCGAAAAGAACACACCCATCGGCGACCTCCTCCAAACGAGCAGCCTCCAGACCGACGGCTCCAACCCCGTAGCCATCTACCTTCGCCTCCCCCCCGACCTCTTCTACGGCACGCGCCAAAACCTCGGCTTCCATCTCGGATATCGCTACAACGGCGTCCCCCTCGCGGACGACAGCTCGCTCCAGGTCTATCTCAACGACGCCTACATCCACTCAACGCCGCTATCTCACAGCGACAAACCCTCCCCCGCGCGCATCGTCCCATTCCCAGTCTCGGAGATGCGTCCCTTCTCGAACTCAATTCTTTTGCGCTTCTTCTTCCAACTCGCCAAAAAGCCCGACTGCCCCGACACCACAGCATCGAACCTGCAAGGCTCCATCCTCAAAGACTCCTATCTCGATCTCAAGGACATTCCTCACTTAGCCGTCCTGCCAAACCTCGAGATCTTCGCCAACGCCGGCTATCCCTTCACGCGCAAAGCCGATCTCTCGGACACCGCCATCGTCCTGCCCGACAACCCCAACGCGGAAGAGATCGAGCTCTACCTCACACTCATGGCCCACTTCGGCGCTCAAACCGGCTATCCGGTCCTCAACGTCACCGTCACCAACGCCGAGGGCATGCGGCCCGACGCCCATAAGGACTACCTCGTACTCGGCACCGTCGACGATCAGCCCGCCATCAACCGCCTCAATCCCTCGCTCCCCGTCAGCGTCGATGGCAGCGGCCTTCACATCCAGGACACCCAGGACTTCTTCGCGCAACTCCAGCACGCCTGGTGGAAGGTCCGCAGCTCCGACCACATCCAGTCCGGCCAGCTCGAGACCGCCGGCAGCATCCCCGACGCACTCATCGAAGGCGTCGAGTGGCCCAGCGGATCAAAGCAGTCGGTCGTCGTCATCGCCCTGCGCGACAAAAGCGTCATCCCCGACTTCATCTCCACCTTCCTGCAAACCTCGCAGTCCTCCGACATCTCCCAATCAGTAAGCGTCCTGCACGGCTCGCACTTCTCCTCCTACCGCATCGGCAACGACGTCTACCGTGTCGGCTCTCTCTCGCTGTGGCTCCAGCTCAACATGCTCTTCGCCGACTACCAATGGCTCATGGTCATCTCTACCCTCGTCGTCTGCTTTCTCCTCGCCGTCATCCTTCGCTCTGCGCTGCGCCGCCGGGCACGCGCACGCCTGCAGGGAAACAGCTACACCCACCCGGCCTGA